In Raphanus sativus cultivar WK10039 chromosome 5, ASM80110v3, whole genome shotgun sequence, the following proteins share a genomic window:
- the LOC108805281 gene encoding uncharacterized protein LOC108805281, whose product MACKTILRSVFLSESRRTSAVGRRCFFFPKSPASVTVHGLFPAAKRLSFSGFASVPDRIPRLNCSHNDQSEQGPPQEAVLKAISEVSKTDGRVGKTTNVIIGGTVADDSAQDWLELDQKVNTYPTERGFTAIGTGGDDFVHAMVLAVESVIQRQIPEDCVKQTLSSKGKYVSVNIGPIRVVSSEQVQAVYNAMRRDERMKYFL is encoded by the exons ATGGCTTGCAAAACGATTCTGCGCTCCGTATTTCTATCGGAATCACGCCGAACCTCCGCCGTAGGAAGAAGATGCTTCTTCTTCCCAAAATCTCCGGCGTCTGTTACGGTCCACGGTTTGTTCCCGGCGGCGAAGAGACTAAGTTTCAGCGGTTTCGCCTCTGTTCCGGACCGGATCCCTCGTCTCAATTGCAGTCACAACGATCAATCGGAGCAAGGTCCGCCTCAAGAAGCTGTTCTCAAGGCGATTTCAG AAGTGTCCAAGACTGATGGGAGAGTTGGGAAGACTACTAATGTCATTATTGGAGGCACTGTCGCTGATGATTCTGCTCAAGATTGGCTTGAGCTTGACCAAAAG GTAAATACATACCCTACAGAGAGAGGGTTTACTGCAATTGGGACTGGTGGAGATGACTTTGTTCATGCTATGGTCCTTGCTGTTGAATCTGTTATTCAACGCCAAATTCCTGAG GATTGTGTAAAGCAGACTTTATCAAGCAAAGGCAAATATGTATCGGTGAACATTGGCCCTATCCGAGTTGTCTCTAGCGAACAG GTTCAAGCAGTGTATAATGCAATGAGGAGAGACGAAAGAATGAAATACTTCTTATAG
- the LOC108805280 gene encoding mitochondrial import receptor subunit TOM20-2 — MEFTPADFDRLMMVDLARNACEEQYMKDPLDSENLLKWGGALLELSQFQSVADAKLMLDVALSKFEEVLKINPGKHGALWCLGNAYSSQAFLNPDSDEAQALFDKAADYFQRAETLDPGNEMYLKSMEVATEGPKLHKEIHKHGGMIQQALAGGGGGGGGPSASSNASGGGKKNKKKKNNDFTYDVCGWIILAFGIVAWVGMAKSLGPPPPPAR; from the exons ATGGAATTCACTCCAGCCGATTTCGATAGGCTTATGATGGTCGACCTCGCTCGAAACGCTTGCGAGGAACAGTACATGAAGGATCCTCTGGATTCTGAG AATTTGCTAAAGTGGGGCGGAGCATTGCTTGAGCTTTCACAGTTCCAGAGTGTTGCTGATGCCAAGCTCATGTTAGATG TTGCTCTATCCAAGTTCGAGGAGGTATTGAAAATAAACCCAGGGAAGCATGGGGCTCTTTGGTGTCTTGGCAACGCCTACTCTTCCCAAGCGTTTCTTAATCCAGACTCCGATGAAGCCCAAGCTCTCTTTGATAAAGCCGCTGATTATTTCCAGAGAGCTGAAACTTTG GATCCAGGTAATGAGATGTATCTCAAGTCCATGGAAGTTGCAACAGAG GGGCCTAAACTGCATAAGGAGATACATAAGCATGGTGGAATGATACAGCAGGCACTagctggaggaggaggaggaggaggaggtccCTCTGCTTCATCAAATGCTAGC GGTGGTGgtaagaagaacaagaagaagaagaacaatgaCTTTACTTACGATGTATGCGGTTGGATAATTCTCGCCTTTGGGATTGTTGCTTGGGTTGGCATGGCTAAATCCCTTGGCCCTCCACCTCCCCCTgctagataa
- the LOC108858334 gene encoding uncharacterized protein LOC108858334: protein MEAAQGLVLTTTKPAAGVNPVENEPNAGETLPPMMKLTMFCATKGEGEIRDYDGEVATGMIFRNKDAFRQYMAVHAINKKFCFRSRKSEPGLMVLECCGEGCPWRVYAVKLKDAKVFEIRKVISDHSCTIDERGGYQTQATATVIGELMRSTFGGACNGPRPREIRQMMRGDHDVNISYWKAWRSRDVAIEKVKGTTTSSYHQLPDYLKRLVNANLGTITSLFTERDGVAERFKYMFVAFGASVQGYEYMRKVIVIDGTHLKGKYAGCLLTASAQDGNYQIFPLAYAIVDSENDSSWGWFFQQMTTFVNGDEGLVFVSDRHTSISKGISKGIALVHLKRNIRSNFRAKHLEYLVAKAARTFRMQDFYTIFNEIQSMGAACAEYLLGIGLEHWARAHFLGNRYNIMTSNLAES, encoded by the exons ATGGAGGCGGCTCAAGGTTTGGTTTTGACCACTACTAAACCAGCAGCGGGAGTTAATCCAGTGGAGAACGAACCAAATGCAGGTGAAACTCTCCCACCTATGATGAAGTTGACAATGTTCTGTGCTACAAAGGGAGAAG GCGAGATAAGGGACTATGATGGCGAGGTGGCAACAGGCATGATATTCAGGAACAAGGACGCGTTCAGACAGTACATGGCGGTTCACGCAATCAACAAGAAGTTTTGTTTCAGGAGTAGGAAATCAGAGCCCGGGTTGATGGTTCTTGAATGCTGCGGAGAAGGATGTCCTTGGAGAGTATATGCAGTTAAGCTGAAGGATGCAAAGGTTTTCGAGATAAGGAAAGTAATCTCCGACCACTCTTGCACCATTGACGAGCGTGGTGGCTATCAAACGCAAGCAACCGCAACAGTTATTGGTGAGCTCATGAGGAGCACGTTTGGCGGGGCTTGCAATGGGCCAAGACCACGAGAAATAAGACAGATGATGCGTGGTGATCACGATGTCAATATATCGTACTGGAAGGCATGGCGTTCAAGGGACGTTGCCATTGAAAAGGTCAAGGGCACCACGACCTCTTCTTACCATCAGCTCCCAGACTATCTGAAGCGGCTTGTTAATGCGAATCTGGGGACCATCACGTCCCTTTTTACAGAAAGAGACGGGGTAGCGGAGCGTTTCAAGTACATGTTTGTGGCATTTGGGGCTTCTGTTCAGGGTTATGAGTATATGAGGAAGGTTATCGTTATTGACGGTACACATTTGAAGGGTAAGTACGCGGGTTGCTTACTTACAGCATCTGCCCAAGATGGCAACTACCAAATATTCCCGCTAGCATATGCAATAGTGGATAGTGAAAACGACTCGTCATGGGGGTGGTTTTTTCAGCAGATGACCACTTTTGTCAATGGTGACGAGGGATTGGTGTTTGTCTCTGATAGGCACACATCGATATCTAAGGGGATTAGCAAG GGCATTGCATTAGTGCATTTGAAGAGGAACATACGGTCAAATTTCAGAGCCAAACACTTGGAGTATCTCGTGGCAAAGGCAGCGCGGACTTTCAGGATGCAAGACTTCTATACCATTTTCAACGAGATTCAGAGCATGGGCGCAGCGTGCGCAGAGTACCTTCTGGGGATCGGTTTGGAGCATTGGGCAAGAGCACATTTTCTTGGAAACCGTTACAATATCATGACGAGCAACTTGGCGGAGTCTTGA
- the LOC108860790 gene encoding CRIB domain-containing protein RIC2-like, with the protein MKDRNHWIRRFVSLPFSLGCSTQSSVAVADTHDQPKKPNQLVKKREESEENGLFRKEDTNDDDDNNNNGSANISDKMIRSFKSFSHYFIRYEDEREEREAEMEIGFPTDVKHLSHIGVDGTMTTFDSSFSFTGFHLAAV; encoded by the exons atgaaagatAGGAATCATTGGATACGACGATTTGTGTCATTACCATTTTCATTGGGTTGTTCAACGCAATCCAGCGTCGCCGTTGCTGATACTCATGATCAACCCAAGAAACCCAACCAGCTCGTCAAGA agagagaagaaagtgaGGAAAATGGCTTGTTTCGAAAAGAAGACACAAACGACGACgacgacaacaacaacaacggcAGTGCTAATATCTCTGACAAAATGATTCGAAGCTTCAAAAGTTTTTCTCACTACTTCATTC GTTACGAAGATGAGAGGGAAGAAAGAGAGGCGGAGATGGAGATAGGGTTTCCAACGGACGTGAAGCACTTGAGCCACATCGGAGTCGATGGAACCATGACCACTTTTGACTCATCTTTTTCATTCACCGGTTTCCACCTCGCTGCAGTCTGA